One genomic window of Methanosarcina acetivorans C2A includes the following:
- a CDS encoding flippase has product MMSYQKFAKDVGFIGIVQILTSLGTFFLLPVITKTLGAYDYGIWAQINITVSLVSPLALMGLSMSFIRFLSSETEKKKIREVVYSILFFVTVSGFLASSLLYVFAEPLATFGFQDPSATYFVQAGSLLIFLNVIESISLFYFRVFRQIKKFSYFTLFETFGKLLFTLIFLKMGYGLLGVITATLMVQGLIFLIAFVTIVSQIGFVIPQFTCIREHLQFSLPLTPNVLIRWVTDSSDRYMVTYFLGLGSVGVYSAACSIGNLIQLFVSPLQLILFPELSKLFDENKTDEVRIYMSHSLRYFLIIAIPAVFGLSALSKPLLGVLTTQDFVSGWFVIPIIAFAGLLVGIFQIFVNTIFLIKKTRPATYINILAAVSNVLINLILIPSVGIAGAALSTLVSYFLMAALCMRVTLKYFKLDFYYLDIAKSILSSIAMYLFVSGFAISDIFELFEAVGAGTFTYVVVMFLVGGFTDHEMSLIKRYLFRSEVSSNSK; this is encoded by the coding sequence ATGATGTCATATCAAAAGTTTGCAAAGGATGTTGGATTTATCGGAATTGTTCAGATACTTACAAGCTTGGGTACATTCTTTTTACTCCCCGTTATTACAAAAACCCTTGGAGCATATGACTATGGAATCTGGGCACAGATCAACATCACAGTATCGTTAGTCTCTCCTCTCGCACTTATGGGGCTTTCGATGAGTTTCATCAGATTTTTATCTTCCGAAACTGAAAAGAAAAAAATAAGGGAAGTGGTATACTCAATCCTTTTTTTTGTTACAGTATCAGGTTTTCTGGCTTCGTCCCTTTTATATGTTTTTGCAGAACCGCTTGCAACTTTCGGCTTTCAGGATCCTAGTGCAACTTATTTTGTCCAGGCGGGCTCTCTTTTAATTTTTCTGAATGTAATTGAATCCATATCCCTTTTTTACTTCAGGGTTTTCAGGCAAATTAAGAAATTCTCCTACTTTACCCTTTTTGAAACCTTTGGAAAACTACTATTCACACTTATCTTTCTTAAAATGGGATACGGACTTTTAGGAGTAATAACTGCCACTTTAATGGTCCAGGGGCTAATTTTCTTAATAGCCTTTGTCACCATAGTTTCACAAATAGGATTTGTTATCCCGCAGTTTACTTGCATAAGAGAACACCTGCAGTTTTCTCTGCCATTAACTCCAAACGTACTTATCAGGTGGGTTACGGACTCAAGTGATAGATATATGGTTACTTATTTCCTTGGGCTTGGCAGTGTAGGCGTTTATTCTGCAGCCTGTTCAATCGGGAACCTTATTCAGCTTTTTGTAAGCCCTCTTCAGCTTATACTCTTTCCTGAGCTTTCAAAGCTGTTTGACGAGAATAAGACAGATGAGGTAAGAATCTATATGTCGCATTCCCTGAGGTATTTCCTTATTATTGCCATTCCCGCAGTTTTTGGACTTTCAGCTCTCTCAAAACCTTTGCTTGGAGTCCTTACCACTCAGGATTTTGTTTCCGGTTGGTTTGTAATCCCGATCATTGCTTTTGCCGGGCTTCTGGTAGGAATATTCCAGATTTTTGTCAATACAATATTCCTTATTAAAAAAACGAGACCTGCTACCTATATTAACATTCTTGCCGCTGTCTCGAACGTATTAATTAATCTTATTCTCATACCTTCAGTCGGCATTGCAGGCGCTGCCCTTTCAACCCTTGTTTCCTACTTTTTAATGGCTGCACTTTGCATGCGCGTGACACTGAAATATTTTAAACTTGATTTTTATTACCTGGACATTGCAAAAAGTATTCTGTCATCAATAGCCATGTACTTGTTTGTTTCAGGCTTCGCTATCTCAGATATATTCGAGCTTTTCGAAGCGGTGGGAGCGGGCACGTTTACTTATGTGGTTGTAATGTTTCTGGTAGGTGGTTTTACTGACCATGAAATGTCTTTAATAAAAAGGTATCTGTTCAGGTCAGAAGTTAGCTCTAACAGCAAATAA
- a CDS encoding IS481-like element ISMac4 family transposase: MKLNGKKIRWIIAQKSKGESTSTIAEIQGISARRVQQIYKEYVETGQLPQVGINLGRPKNPLSSSDKELIDQTYSDYKFGACYLEILIEGKYNRKISHNRIHNYLLSMDLAKENRKKKQRRKWCRYEREHSMSAAHIDWHENPLLGLQVCAILDDSSRMIIAGGEYVHCNTENTIKVIDELVKEYWDIYPLRELIMDHGSEFGAHRINKDGSWDSDFKRCIEELGIKPILARVRHPQTNGKIEKWFDTYQRFRGEFESFEEFVQWYNKRPHGALKLEQLESPQEAFWNRLPVEAKFRIGVRLFGW, translated from the coding sequence GTGAAACTTAATGGAAAAAAGATACGTTGGATCATTGCTCAAAAATCGAAAGGTGAATCTACCTCGACGATAGCTGAGATCCAGGGGATCTCAGCCCGTCGAGTTCAGCAGATCTACAAAGAATACGTTGAAACTGGTCAGCTTCCTCAAGTTGGCATTAATCTTGGAAGACCAAAGAACCCCTTATCCTCCTCTGATAAGGAATTGATTGACCAAACTTACTCTGATTATAAGTTTGGAGCCTGTTACCTTGAGATTCTCATCGAAGGCAAATATAATCGTAAGATATCTCATAACAGAATCCATAACTATCTACTTAGCATGGACCTTGCCAAGGAAAACCGAAAAAAGAAACAGAGAAGAAAATGGTGTAGATACGAACGCGAACACAGCATGTCTGCTGCACACATCGATTGGCATGAGAATCCCCTGTTAGGACTGCAAGTCTGTGCCATTCTTGATGATTCATCAAGAATGATAATTGCAGGTGGAGAGTACGTTCATTGCAACACGGAGAACACCATTAAAGTGATTGATGAACTTGTCAAAGAGTACTGGGACATATACCCTTTAAGAGAGCTCATTATGGATCATGGAAGTGAATTCGGGGCTCACAGGATTAATAAGGATGGTTCATGGGATAGTGACTTTAAAAGATGCATTGAAGAACTTGGAATCAAACCAATACTTGCAAGGGTAAGACATCCTCAGACAAACGGAAAAATAGAGAAATGGTTCGATACATATCAAAGGTTTAGAGGAGAGTTTGAATCATTTGAAGAATTCGTACAGTGGTATAACAAGAGGCCACATGGAGCTTTGAAACTTGAACAGTTAGAATCGCCACAGGAAGCATTCTGGAATAGATTACCAGTTGAGGCAAAGTTCAGAATAGGAGTGAGATTGTTTGGGTGGTGA
- a CDS encoding SDR family NAD(P)-dependent oxidoreductase, with protein MKVLITGGAGFIGSHIAEYFAEAGHSVRILDNLTTGFSRNIPQHRNVEFIQGDICDPSSVEKAVSGMDCVFHEAALVSVPLSCEKPVEAFRINTLGTLNVLQACVRAGVEKFVTASSAAVYGNNPELPKRENMYPEPASPYAISKLDGEYLARMFYEEHGLRTTCLRYFNVYGPRQDPKSPYAAVIPIFLERAKAGKDLVIYGDGLQSRDFVHVKDVVMANVAALEHGDGQVFNVAMGKSVTVLELAENIIELTGSSSQIIHAESRAGDVRDSRADVSKISGWWKGEIELGQGLKSLI; from the coding sequence ATGAAAGTGCTGATTACAGGAGGAGCAGGTTTCATAGGCTCCCATATAGCTGAGTATTTCGCAGAAGCAGGACATAGTGTGAGAATACTTGATAATCTAACTACGGGTTTTTCACGAAATATCCCTCAGCATAGAAATGTCGAATTCATTCAGGGAGATATCTGTGATCCCTCTTCGGTCGAAAAGGCTGTCTCGGGAATGGACTGTGTTTTTCATGAAGCAGCTCTCGTATCGGTGCCTCTTAGTTGTGAAAAGCCAGTTGAGGCTTTCCGGATAAATACTCTTGGAACACTTAATGTATTGCAGGCATGCGTCAGGGCAGGAGTCGAAAAATTCGTGACCGCATCCTCAGCTGCAGTTTATGGAAACAACCCTGAACTTCCTAAAAGGGAGAATATGTATCCTGAACCTGCTTCACCCTATGCAATCTCCAAGCTTGACGGAGAATATCTGGCAAGAATGTTTTATGAAGAACACGGGCTTCGGACTACTTGCCTGCGCTACTTCAATGTCTATGGTCCGCGTCAGGATCCCAAATCCCCGTACGCCGCTGTGATCCCTATTTTTTTGGAAAGAGCAAAGGCTGGAAAAGACCTTGTCATTTACGGTGACGGGCTTCAGAGCAGGGACTTCGTTCATGTAAAAGATGTTGTAATGGCAAACGTAGCAGCCCTCGAGCATGGGGATGGCCAGGTCTTCAATGTGGCTATGGGAAAAAGTGTAACAGTCCTCGAGCTTGCTGAGAATATTATTGAACTGACCGGCTCCTCAAGCCAGATAATCCATGCCGAATCAAGGGCAGGAGATGTCCGGGATTCCAGGGCGGATGTCTCAAAAATTTCCGGGTGGTGGAAAGGCGAGATCGAACTGGGACAGGGATTAAAGAGTTTGATTTAA
- a CDS encoding DUF1616 domain-containing protein has product MAGNRQLPLDLLLVAGLVILTDIFVLTPALSGSFLRTFLGILLVLFLPGYALTGALLPAKKDLEGIERALLSVGLSIAVVPLMGFGMNYTDWGIREVPVLIGLSTFTLLMCGVAYYRRLQLPEAEAFEVPFKASILALKAEILEKQGSRADRALSILLVILVLTSLGSLAYVIGNPREGESFTEFYILGPEGMAENYPTNYTLGDSGIVVVGITNHEHRTVNYTMELRLENRSLSLPENQEYISLEDNVSWKEPVTFTPTLEGKNMKLEFLLFNDTEKDIPYRNVHLWINVTKEA; this is encoded by the coding sequence ATGGCTGGGAACAGACAATTACCTCTGGATCTGCTACTTGTGGCAGGTCTTGTAATCCTTACTGATATTTTCGTGCTTACTCCCGCACTGAGCGGAAGCTTTCTGCGCACATTCCTTGGAATTCTCCTGGTCCTCTTCTTACCCGGATATGCCCTGACAGGAGCTCTTCTTCCTGCAAAAAAAGACCTTGAAGGAATTGAGAGGGCTCTGCTTTCCGTGGGGTTAAGCATTGCCGTAGTCCCGCTCATGGGATTTGGAATGAATTACACCGACTGGGGAATCAGGGAAGTGCCCGTGCTCATAGGGCTTTCGACTTTTACTCTTCTCATGTGCGGGGTAGCATACTACAGAAGGCTACAGTTACCTGAAGCTGAAGCCTTTGAAGTCCCATTCAAAGCTTCTATCCTTGCCCTGAAGGCAGAGATTCTAGAAAAGCAAGGATCAAGAGCCGACAGAGCCCTTTCAATCTTACTGGTAATTTTGGTTCTGACCTCTCTCGGCAGCCTCGCTTATGTAATAGGGAATCCTAGGGAAGGAGAATCATTCACCGAATTCTATATCCTGGGACCCGAAGGGATGGCTGAGAACTACCCCACAAACTACACACTGGGAGACAGTGGTATAGTTGTTGTAGGAATTACAAACCATGAGCACAGAACAGTAAACTATACAATGGAACTGAGGCTTGAAAATCGTTCCCTATCTCTTCCAGAAAACCAGGAATATATCAGCCTTGAAGATAATGTATCCTGGAAAGAGCCAGTCACTTTTACTCCAACTCTTGAGGGAAAGAACATGAAACTGGAATTTCTGCTTTTTAATGATACTGAGAAAGACATACCTTACAGGAATGTGCATCTCTGGATTAATGTTACGAAGGAGGCCTGA
- a CDS encoding CPBP family intramembrane glutamic endopeptidase, with translation MAPPEYPPSELEAGKISLPELGKMFKMQTEEKNVFLKKIFSVGAPVIAIAFAELLIFSGRIKEAAITYTLLLIILSLSIIVSKKLETRKIYQAFILLPILRMVNLSMPIFFESSLYTFVFIYVPMTIPATIISVHQKIPRESKGDLLKKMKIYLPFSILAGLIFAELENLFIQTSPLIPDLSLFNLLKLTIIMIFVIGLTEEFIFRGIIQTRLEEFLGPAGGILLASLLFGLMHSSYGTPYEMAYTFLAGGVLGYFFYRTKSLALVVMIHGFINIFLFGLIPYLGPGLGLI, from the coding sequence GTGGCACCTCCGGAATATCCACCCTCAGAGCTGGAAGCAGGAAAGATCTCTTTGCCGGAGCTTGGGAAAATGTTTAAAATGCAAACAGAGGAAAAGAATGTCTTCTTAAAAAAGATATTTTCCGTAGGAGCTCCTGTTATTGCTATTGCTTTTGCCGAACTGTTAATCTTTAGCGGAAGAATAAAAGAAGCCGCAATAACCTATACTCTGCTCCTCATAATCCTTTCGCTTTCAATAATAGTCTCAAAAAAACTGGAGACACGTAAAATTTATCAGGCATTTATACTCCTGCCTATACTTCGTATGGTAAACCTTTCAATGCCAATTTTCTTTGAATCCAGCCTTTACACTTTCGTATTCATATATGTACCCATGACAATTCCAGCAACTATAATATCCGTTCATCAGAAAATCCCAAGGGAGAGTAAAGGAGATTTACTCAAGAAAATGAAAATTTACCTGCCCTTTTCTATCCTTGCGGGCCTGATTTTTGCAGAGTTAGAAAATTTATTCATTCAAACCAGCCCTCTTATTCCTGATCTTTCACTCTTCAACCTGCTGAAACTCACAATTATAATGATTTTTGTAATCGGCCTTACAGAAGAATTCATCTTCAGAGGAATTATCCAGACAAGACTGGAAGAGTTCCTGGGCCCTGCAGGAGGTATCCTGCTTGCAAGCCTCTTATTCGGGCTAATGCATTCAAGCTATGGCACGCCTTACGAGATGGCTTATACATTCCTTGCAGGAGGCGTATTGGGATATTTTTTTTACAGGACAAAGAGCCTCGCTCTCGTAGTAATGATCCATGGTTTTATAAACATATTTTTATTCGGCCTAATCCCCTACCTGGGGCCAGGACTGGGCTTGATATAA
- a CDS encoding heparan-alpha-glucosaminide N-acetyltransferase has protein sequence MRRHSNRYWEIDCLRGFAVILMLGYHFLYDLDFFGLSDVDLKSGTLLYIGRGAAFLFILISGTALSISRSRALASEALGKSEENFSKYLKRGLRLLSMGMIITGITWIFFPGQYILFGILHFFGVSAMLAYPFLKYGKENLLFSLFFVFIGFYLKERTFKFSTLLWIGFRPEGFTTLDYFPLFPWFGVLLAGIFLGNSLYKGGNRQFEVPEADKFLLPKPLSRIGEHSLFIYFIHQPLFLGFLLLTGLLDPGML, from the coding sequence ATGAGAAGGCACTCAAACCGTTACTGGGAAATTGATTGCCTGCGGGGTTTTGCCGTTATTTTAATGCTTGGATACCATTTTCTCTATGACCTCGATTTTTTTGGGCTTTCTGATGTTGATTTAAAGTCCGGCACTTTACTCTACATTGGGAGGGGGGCAGCTTTCCTTTTCATCCTGATATCCGGAACCGCACTTTCCATAAGCCGTTCAAGAGCTCTTGCCAGTGAAGCCTTAGGAAAGTCTGAGGAAAATTTTTCAAAATACCTGAAAAGAGGACTGAGACTTTTGTCAATGGGAATGATAATTACAGGGATAACCTGGATTTTTTTCCCGGGACAGTATATTCTCTTCGGAATCCTGCACTTTTTCGGAGTCTCGGCCATGCTTGCATACCCTTTCCTGAAATACGGAAAAGAAAACCTGCTCTTCAGCCTGTTTTTTGTATTTATAGGGTTCTACCTTAAAGAGAGAACCTTCAAATTTTCTACCCTGCTCTGGATTGGCTTCAGGCCCGAAGGCTTCACGACCCTTGATTATTTTCCCCTGTTTCCCTGGTTTGGAGTGCTCCTCGCAGGAATTTTCCTTGGGAATTCCCTTTATAAAGGTGGGAATAGGCAATTTGAAGTCCCCGAAGCCGACAAATTTTTGCTTCCGAAACCCCTTTCCCGAATAGGGGAACATTCCCTGTTCATATATTTTATCCACCAGCCTCTTTTCCTTGGGTTTTTGCTTCTGACAGGGCTCCTTGACCCGGGGATGCTGTGA
- a CDS encoding 30S ribosomal protein S17e — MGNIRETNIKRTAFSLLENYGDVFTKDFETNKALVTKYTTIESKIIRNRVAGYVTRKVARMKVY; from the coding sequence ATGGGAAATATAAGAGAGACAAACATCAAAAGAACTGCATTCAGCCTGCTTGAAAACTATGGAGATGTTTTTACAAAGGACTTTGAGACCAACAAAGCCCTTGTGACAAAGTATACAACCATTGAAAGCAAAATAATTAGAAACAGGGTTGCAGGCTACGTCACAAGAAAAGTTGCACGCATGAAAGTCTACTGA
- the dapA gene encoding 4-hydroxy-tetrahydrodipicolinate synthase: protein MFEGAMPALITPFTKDDRIDREGLRRNIAFVEEGGVSGIVPCGTTGESATLSALEHEEVIDIAVECAKVPVVAGTGSNNTGEALQFTKHAADAGVDGVLLISPYYNKPNPAGLLAHFKKIAEAVDIPMILYNVPSRTGQDMPVDVITKLAKVENIVGIKEASGSVGKVSQILEQTIDDDFVVLSGEDGLTLPIISVGGSGVISVAANIVPDKMSGMVSAALKGDYETARKIHFEIAPLIRALFLETNPIPAKKAAELIGLASGHLRLPLAPMSDANQLKLVTELKKLGVMK, encoded by the coding sequence ATGTTTGAAGGAGCAATGCCTGCCCTGATCACTCCATTTACGAAAGACGACAGGATTGACAGGGAAGGCTTACGAAGGAATATAGCATTTGTGGAAGAGGGAGGGGTTTCAGGAATTGTGCCCTGTGGCACAACCGGAGAATCGGCAACCCTTTCCGCTTTGGAGCATGAAGAAGTTATCGACATTGCAGTGGAGTGCGCAAAGGTTCCTGTAGTTGCAGGAACAGGTTCAAACAACACAGGAGAAGCCCTCCAATTTACAAAACACGCCGCGGATGCGGGTGTCGACGGCGTACTTCTCATATCTCCCTATTACAATAAGCCTAATCCTGCAGGCTTGCTTGCACACTTCAAAAAGATTGCAGAAGCAGTGGATATCCCTATGATTCTCTACAATGTCCCCTCCAGAACAGGGCAGGATATGCCTGTGGATGTTATCACCAAACTTGCAAAGGTAGAAAACATCGTGGGAATCAAAGAAGCCAGCGGGAGCGTCGGCAAAGTTTCTCAGATCCTGGAGCAGACTATAGATGACGATTTTGTGGTTCTTTCAGGAGAGGACGGGCTGACACTGCCGATTATTTCCGTGGGAGGTAGCGGAGTCATTTCAGTCGCTGCAAATATTGTGCCTGATAAAATGTCGGGAATGGTAAGTGCAGCCCTCAAGGGAGATTATGAGACTGCAAGAAAGATCCATTTCGAGATAGCCCCTCTGATCCGCGCTCTTTTCCTTGAAACAAACCCGATCCCGGCCAAGAAAGCCGCAGAACTTATCGGACTTGCAAGCGGACACCTGAGGCTTCCCCTTGCCCCCATGAGCGATGCCAACCAGTTAAAGCTCGTAACTGAGCTCAAGAAACTGGGGGTAATGAAATGA
- the dapB gene encoding 4-hydroxy-tetrahydrodipicolinate reductase produces the protein MINAAVLGACGRMGSLIIENITCSTDMQLVAAFDIGSIGKDAGEFAHVSNLGIQISDVKDLETVLKKTQADVLIDFTAAGATIVNAPIAAGCGVNLIIGTTGLTPEQRKVIDETIQKNKVRAVISPNYSVGVNVFFKIVREAAKYLSDYDIEIIEAHHNQKKDAPSGTALRAADVISEALGGKEYVCGREGIAPRGKEIGIHAVRGGDITGDHTVLFVGNSERIEIRHMAHSRQIFAKGAVRAAEWICKQEPGIYSMDDVLGL, from the coding sequence ATGATTAATGCAGCAGTACTCGGAGCCTGCGGCAGAATGGGCTCCTTAATCATAGAAAACATTACCTGCTCCACCGACATGCAGCTCGTTGCTGCATTTGATATCGGGAGCATCGGAAAGGATGCAGGCGAATTTGCTCATGTCAGCAACCTGGGAATCCAGATTTCAGATGTCAAAGACCTTGAAACAGTCCTGAAAAAGACTCAGGCTGATGTCCTTATCGACTTTACTGCAGCCGGGGCAACAATTGTAAACGCCCCCATTGCCGCAGGATGCGGAGTAAACCTTATAATAGGAACTACAGGCCTTACCCCCGAACAGCGTAAAGTAATTGATGAAACTATCCAGAAAAACAAGGTACGTGCAGTTATATCTCCGAACTACTCTGTAGGCGTTAATGTCTTTTTCAAGATAGTCAGAGAAGCTGCAAAGTATCTTTCGGACTATGACATCGAGATTATCGAAGCTCATCACAACCAGAAAAAAGACGCTCCGAGCGGGACTGCTCTTCGGGCAGCTGATGTGATCAGTGAAGCGCTGGGCGGTAAAGAATACGTATGCGGAAGGGAAGGGATCGCTCCCCGCGGGAAGGAAATCGGCATCCACGCCGTGCGCGGAGGGGATATCACCGGAGACCACACAGTACTCTTTGTAGGAAACTCCGAAAGAATCGAGATCCGGCATATGGCTCATTCCCGCCAGATCTTTGCCAAAGGCGCAGTCCGTGCAGCCGAATGGATCTGCAAGCAGGAACCTGGAATATATTCCATGGACGATGTACTCGGACTGTAA
- a CDS encoding right-handed parallel beta-helix repeat-containing protein, which yields MEINKSLKAGALLSLMLFFASIPAGCTGEAEVPVYPLEKFNVEESDVSAEEVCGCTTECVGEIHSDEESVIVSAEAFACFGWPPFTSRVDGNGSGNFLTIEEAVRNAFAGEIILVAPGIYTENLVVDSQVTLRAESGNPEDTVIRAADPGAPVFHVTRKRGVEICGFTVEGANGSKDPKKSAGIFLDGIQECTLEDNLFRNNTYAIFLENSDNCCLRNNTVEINGSYGIWLENAESNRLENNTIRDVVYSGILLQGTQGTELGDRDVLKSRLGIGLNFSDRNLLCNNTLRMNCRHGIELFFLNNCLLSGAWGFDDSDKRQAWIWKNVSENNTLKGNFIGGSIIGINIPDEDG from the coding sequence ATGGAAATTAACAAAAGTCTGAAAGCAGGGGCTTTGCTATCTCTTATGTTGTTTTTTGCTTCAATCCCCGCGGGCTGTACGGGAGAAGCTGAAGTACCCGTATATCCTCTTGAAAAATTCAATGTGGAGGAATCCGATGTAAGTGCAGAGGAAGTCTGTGGATGCACGACTGAGTGCGTCGGAGAGATTCATTCCGATGAAGAAAGTGTTATTGTCAGTGCTGAAGCTTTTGCTTGTTTCGGCTGGCCTCCCTTTACTTCAAGGGTAGACGGGAATGGGAGTGGAAACTTTCTGACAATTGAGGAAGCCGTGAGGAATGCTTTTGCCGGGGAAATTATTCTTGTTGCCCCTGGGATTTATACCGAAAATTTGGTTGTGGATTCCCAGGTGACGCTCCGGGCTGAGTCCGGAAATCCAGAGGATACGGTGATAAGGGCAGCTGATCCCGGGGCCCCTGTGTTCCATGTGACAAGGAAGAGGGGGGTGGAAATCTGCGGGTTTACTGTGGAAGGGGCGAACGGAAGTAAAGATCCTAAAAAAAGTGCCGGCATTTTTCTCGATGGGATTCAGGAATGTACACTGGAAGATAATTTGTTCAGGAACAACACATATGCCATTTTTTTGGAAAATTCGGATAACTGCTGCCTGAGGAATAATACTGTAGAGATTAATGGCAGCTACGGCATCTGGCTTGAGAATGCCGAAAGCAACAGATTGGAAAATAATACAATCCGGGATGTTGTATACTCCGGAATCCTGCTGCAAGGAACCCAGGGGACCGAATTGGGAGACAGGGATGTCCTGAAAAGCCGTCTGGGTATAGGCCTGAACTTTTCGGATCGGAATCTTCTTTGTAACAATACCCTAAGAATGAACTGCAGGCACGGAATCGAACTCTTTTTCTTAAACAATTGCCTGCTGAGTGGGGCTTGGGGCTTTGATGACTCTGATAAGAGGCAGGCTTGGATCTGGAAAAATGTTTCCGAAAACAATACCCTTAAAGGCAATTTCATCGGAGGCAGCATAATAGGTATCAATATCCCAGATGAGGATGGGTAA
- a CDS encoding ArsR/SmtB family transcription factor yields the protein MVDERMRVHTCEEVLFLPFSEESRKLTRLLFSETSIRILEALGENCLSASELSARLNLRLNTLQYHLNSLLEADLIRISEVKWSRKGRKIKVYSPVEKMIILIPGRGSVSRVVLFDPFRECMGGDPGPCTVWAFH from the coding sequence ATGGTTGATGAAAGAATGCGTGTGCATACATGTGAGGAAGTACTTTTCCTCCCTTTTTCAGAGGAGTCCAGAAAACTTACCCGACTCCTTTTCAGTGAAACCTCGATAAGGATACTTGAAGCCCTTGGAGAAAATTGCCTCTCTGCGAGCGAACTTTCGGCAAGGCTTAACCTGCGGCTAAACACCCTCCAGTATCACCTTAATTCTCTTCTCGAAGCTGACCTCATAAGAATCTCGGAGGTAAAATGGAGCCGGAAAGGGAGGAAAATCAAGGTCTACTCACCTGTTGAAAAAATGATAATTCTTATTCCGGGGAGAGGTTCCGTCAGCAGAGTCGTGCTTTTCGACCCGTTTCGAGAGTGTATGGGGGGAGATCCGGGTCCCTGCACTGTCTGGGCTTTTCATTAA